CAACGAACGGGAGAAACTCCGCTATCGGATGCGCCCCGCCTTCAACGAGCGGTTCACCAACCGGAACCCGCACCTGATGGATCAGATCATCGAGTGGCGGTTAGAACAGGACGCCGGCGAGGCCGCTCGCGAGGCTCAGGCGGCCGCCGTTCTGAACTTCGACGTCAGCGACCGACTCGATGCGCTCCGCGTGCCGACGCTGATCCTCCACGGGACCGAGGACAGGGTCGTCCCCGTCGAGAACGCGCAACTGCTCGAGGAGAAGATTTCGGACAGCCGCCTCGAACGTATCGAGGGCGGCTCGCACCTCTTCTTCATCGAAAACGCCGACGCCGTCAACGAGCGGCTGCTGTCGTTTCTCGACGAATGCGAGCGATCACGGAGCGCGACGGCGACGCTCTAGCTCGCCCCCGTGGCGTCCCGAATCCGAATCTCCCCGTCAGTTCGGATGCCCACGTCGAGCCCCTCGTACGTGAACCAGACTCGATGACAACCGGAAGCGGCGACCCGCTGGGCATGCTCGAACAGGGCGTTGAGCGCGGCCGGATCGACGGCGTCGTACAGGGGCGACAGCGCGGCCGGTTCCGCCCCGCGGATGGCAGCGACTGCGGTGACGATCACCTCGCTCGGCCGGTCGTCCTCGGGATCGAACGTCGTGACGTACTCGTCGTCTCGCGGTTCGTCCGAATCGTCCGTGGAGGTCATGGTAAACCGGTGGTGACAGCCGCTGGTAGCCGCTCACCTTCCCATATCGCATTTTTAAGTGAGGCGAAGAGACGTGAACGAGGGACTGTCGCGCTCGGCACGAAAAACGAGGTCGGCGCCGCCGGCGATCGGTGCCGGAGTCGACGCGTTCAGGTATCGGAGTCGCAGAAAACCGGCCGCTCGCGTCAGTCGCTCTGGATCCGCGGCGCGAGCATGTAGGTAACCTGGCCCTGGCCCTCCGCGAAGCCGAAGTAGATCTTGACGGGGAACTCCTCACCGAGATCGAGCGTGACCTCGGTATCGGACGGAATCGCCTTGTTCATGTCCTTCAGATAGTCGAGGGAGAACAGCGAGTGGGCGGGGCCGACCTGCAGATCGATGAGATCCTCGCGGGTCAGTTCGAGGTGGACGTCGTCGGTGTCGCCCTCCGCGTCGACGTAGAAGGACTCCTCGCCCTCGTTGACGCCGAGTGCGATGTGGTCGCTGACCATGTCGGCGGCCGTCACCGACCGGTTGACGTCCTTCCCTTCGAGGACGACCTCCGCGGGCAGATCGAGGTCCGGAATGTCGGGTTCCTGGCGGATCGAGTCGGGGTCGATCAGCGCGAGCGTGTACTCGAGTCCGTCGATCTGGATGTGGAGCTTCCGGGTCTCCTCGTCGAGTTCCAGCTGGACGAGCTGGCCGGACTCGGCCATACCGGCAATGTCTTCCAGTCGCGAGAGGTCGACGCCAATCAGCCCGCCGTCCGCTTCGTAGGACTCGAAGGCAGCTGCATCGAGCGAGAGGTCGACCATCCCGACGTTCGCGGGGTCAACGGCCCGGATCTCCAGTCCGTCTTCCTCGAGGTGGATCTTACACTCGTCGACCAGCACGCTTATCGAATCGAGCGCACTGGTGAGCGTTTCCGCGCTCACGATGGCCTTGAACATATGAGTCGGCGTACGGACGGTCGACATAAAAAGCCACCCTTTACGCGCGGGCGGCGGGTTCGTGGTGCCGTCTCCCAAACTCGCGCCCCGCCGCGGACGGGCGCGGTGTTTTGAGGGCGGCGCTGGTATCCCCTGCGAACGCGATGTACGTAACCGTACTCAGCACGGGCGGGACGATCGCGAGCACCGGCGGCGACGACGGCGCCACGCCTACCAGGCGCGGTCGCGAACTCGTCGACGCGGTGCCGGCGCTGGCGGAGTACGCCGACGTCGACGTCGAGCAGGTCGCGCAGGTGCCCAGCTACGAGATGGACGCCGAAACGCTCGAATCGATCGGCGACCGGGTCCGCGAACTCGACGGAGACGAGGACGTCGACGCGGTCGTCGTCACCCACGGCACGGACACGCTGGAGGAAACGGCGTACTATCTCGACGTCGCGGTCGGGCCGGCAACGCCGGTGTTCGCCACCGGGGCCCAGCGCCGACCCGACGAGTACAGTGCGGACGGGCCGTCGAACCTGCTCACTGCGGTCCGGGCCGCCGACGCCTTTCGTGACCGCGAGGGAGACGGTGTCGACGACGGCGACGGCAGCGACGACCGCGGCTGCGGCGTCTTCGTAGCCTTCAACGAGGAGATCCACGCCGCCAGGCGCGTCACGAAAACGCACACCTCGAAACTCGAGACCTTTCGCTCCGTGGCGACGGGCCCGGTCGCCACCGTCGGCCGCGACGGCGTCGCGATCCACCGCCCGCTCCGAAGCGAATCGACCCGTCTCCCGACGGACTCGCTCGCTGCCGACGTCTACACGATCAAGAGCGGCAGCTGCGCGACGGGCGACCTGGTCGACGCGGCGATCGCGGCCGGCGCGGACGGCCTGGTCCTCGAGGCGACGGGGATCGGGAACGCGACGAAAGGGATCGGCACCGCCGTCCGGGACGCGATCCGCGAGGGTATCCCGGTCGTAGTCGCGTCGCGCTGTCTCGAGGGACGCACCGCGCCGGTCTACGGCGGGGTCGGCGGCGGCGATCGGCTCCGGGAGTACGGCGCGATCTTCGCGGGCGACCTGCCGGCCCAGAAGGCCCGAATCAAGCTGACGCTGGCGCTGACCGCGTTCGACGACGAGGACGCGGTTCGGCGAGCGTTCGCCGACTGAGCGTCCGACAAACGTTCGATTTCGGTTCCCGGCCGGTTCAGACGTAGTCGCCCTCGCTCTCGTAGACCGACGGATCGTCCTCGTACTTCCGGGCGATCTCCTCCAAGGTCTTGAATTCGGCGTTCTCGTGGCCCTTGACGTACTGGATGAACTCCTCCAAGTGCGAGATCATGTGGGGGAGCCCGTGGAGGTCCGGATGAATCGTGAAGGTGTAGACGCCCGCACCGCGACGGTTGTAGAGGAAGTCGAACTGCCGCTTGTAGTACTGTTCGTACAGCATCGCCGGATCCTTGTAGCCGGCGTGGTACAGCGGCTGTTTGATGAACAGCATCGGCGGGATGTCGTCGCGGTACCAGCTGATGGGGATCTCGACCACGTCGGTCTCCTCGCCGTACTCGTAGGGCTCCATCCAGGTATCCGCATCCTGATCGTACTGGATCGGCGTCCAGTCGTCGCCCTTTCGCATCCAGCCGGGTTCGAACTCCCGTTCCATCAGGCTGCTGTCGTAGCGAAAGCCGTGCTTCTCGACGAGTTCGGGCGTGTTCTCGCTGAACTCCCACCAGCTCGCGCGGTGGCCGACCGGCTCCTCGCCGGTGACGTCCTCGATGAGATCGATCGAGACCTGGAGGATCTCGTCTTCCTGCTCGCGCGAGAGGTCCGTCGGGTTCTCGTGGGAGTAGCCGTGGACGCCCAATTCGTGGCCGGCGGCCGCGACGTCCTCGACTTCCTCTCGGAACGTGTCGATCGTGTGGCCGGGCACGTACCACGAGGTCAGGATATCCTCGTCCTCGAAGAGCTGGAGGAGGCGTGGAATGCCTTCGGTCCCCGCCGACAGCCCGCGCGAGAGGTCCGCCGGTGAGTCCGCGCCGCCGTACGAGCCGAGCCAGCCGGCGACGCAGTCCGCGTCGACACCGATCGCAACGTCGATATCTCCCATGATAACACCGCTCTCGAATTCGACGAGCCGTCCAATAGTGCCCCTCCTGTCGGAGATAACGTCCGATTCCAGCGTTCGATGACTATCACGCGAACCGGAACGTATCCGTGAGTGACCGGTACCGTCTGAGGGACGGGCTTTCGGAACGAAAGGGTTGATAGTATCACTGGACGGAGCCTCGAGTATCGAATGCCGATCGATCAGTTGGAACTCCTGCTCGAGGATCCGTCGATCCGAGAGGCGTTAGCGGTCGTCTACGAGCGATCGAACGGCGGCTCCGACGAGCTCGACTGGAGTGACGTCAGGGACGCGCTGTCCAGCGACCAGTGGGGCCGACTCATCGAGCGAGAAGTGTTGGTCAGCGCCGGCACCGGGTTCGCGATCGCCGACCCCGAGCGGGTCCGCACCTACCTCGACGAGTGCGGGACCGACACGGCCAAAAACGGCGCAGTCGATGGCGACGAGGCCGAAGACGTCACGGCCGAGGGCGACGCGATCGAGAGCGCGCACCCGGAGACGATCGAGTCGCCGAGCTGGACGACCGCGGACAAGGCCGCAGGTGCGTTCGCGCTCCTCCTGTTCGCCGGCTACTGGAGCGCTAGCATCCGAGACATCGTCGCGGTGGCCGAGAGCGCTGCCTTCGGACCGATCACCGATCTCGTTCCGTTTCACCTCGTCATCGTCCTCCTGGCGATCGTCACCGGGATCTACTCGACCGCCTTGCAGTCGCGGCTGCTAGACCGCGAGAAGCTCCAGGAGTACCAACGGCGGATGCAGCGACTCCGGGAACGACGGGAAGCCGCGACGGACCGCGGCGACGACGAGGCCCTCGAACGGATCCGGGAGGAACAGCGGGCCGCCGCCGGCGACCAGCTCGGCATGTTCAAAGTGCAGTTCCGCCCGATGGTCTGGATCATGCTCCTAACGATCCCCGTGTTCCTCTGGCTCCGCTGGAAGGTCCGCGGCGGCCACCTCGGCCCCAACGAGACCGGCCTGGTCGTCCCGATCGCCGGAGCGGTCACCTGGCAGGAGCCGCTGGCCGGTCCGCTACAGACGTGGCTCGCCTGGTACCTGTGCTGTTCGATCGCCGCTCGACAGCTCATACAGAAGCTGTTCCGCGTCGGCTCGACCGCGTCCTCGTCGTCGTCCTCATCCTCGTCTTCGTAGGGCGATCGGCGGTCACGCCGGCCCTCCCGTACCGCGTCGCGAGTCGCGACACCTATCCGTCTCGGCCCGTTAGAATCGGCAACTGAGTGATCTCGCGATGGCACGGAAAGACCACTACTACAACAAGGCCAAACAGGAGGGGTACCGCTCCCGCGCGGCCTACAAGCTCAAACAGCTCGACGAACTCGAGGACGTCTTGGACCGCGGCGATACCGTCGTCGACCTCGGGGCCGCCCCCGGCGGCTGGCTCGAAGTCGCCGCCGAGGAAGTCGGACAGAACGGCACGGTCATCGGCGTCGACCTCCAGCGGATCAAGGACTTCGACGACCACGATACGATCGAGACGATCCGCGGCGACATGACCCAGGAGCGCACCCGCGACCGGGTCATCGACGCCGCCGGCGGAACCGTCGATGGGGCGGCGTCCGCCGCCGATCGGGAGCGGGCCAGCGGGCCCGCGGACGCGGTCATCTCGGACATGGCCCCCAACATGTCCGGCGAGTACTCGCTCGACCAGGCCCGCTCGCTGCACCTCGCTCGCCAGGCCTTCGAGACGGCGCTCGAACTGCTCGACACCGGCGGCGATTTCGTCGTGAAGGTCTTCGAGGGGCCGGACGTCGACGCGTTCCGGGCAGACGTCGAGGAGGAGTTCCAGTACGTCCGCGCGACCTCGCCGAAGGCCAGCCGCGACGAGTCCTCGGAGCTCTATCTCATCGGCAAGGGTCGGCTCACCGCGTCGGTGCGGCCTGGCGACGAACTCGAGGTCGAGGTCGAAGACGTCGGTAGCGAGGGCGACGGCATCGCCTCGGTCGACGGTTACCGGCTGTTCGTTCCCGGAACCGAGGTCGGCGAAACCGTCGAAGTGCGCGTCGAGGACGTCAAGCCGAACTTCGGGTTCGCCCGGCGCCTCGACCGGTCATAGCGTGGCTGTCTCTCAGTCAGGATCTCATTGACATTCCCGGTTTCCACATTGGCACCCGGACGTTCCGGTACGGCTGCAGTCTTCGTTTCCTGACGAATCGACACAACATCTGTAGTCGATGCCGACGTTCCAGAAGTAATAACAGCTCTCGTCCGTACACCTCGCCTCGTAACAGACTTCGTCGCACGACTGTAGTATCGTCACGGAGTCGTCTTCGGCCGATGCCGTCCGCGGAGTGTCATCCGAGGCCGACTTGAACAGCGTGGTACCGTCGTCATCTGTCACGTACGCGTAGGCGTGCTCACGTTCGGGTTGGACGTAGAGCGAGAGATCGTGGTCATCGGTCGTCTGCGAAATTGCGATGAACCCGGTCGGTTCGTCTTCTTCGACGATCGCTGTGGCGGCGACTCCGTCGCTTCCCTCCGACGTCTCTATCGCTTCGATCTCGAGGGACTCCGCGAGCGGAAGCGACGAAGCGGATGCACTCTCGATAACGTCGCGCTCAGAGAGCGATTGGAGAACGTCCGAGGCGTGTTCGTCCACCGCTTGCTGGATCGCCTGTTCCGAATCGTACTGGTCTTCGAGACGTTGTAGTTCCGACTCGTATTCTGCCTGGGCGACACTGCTGTTGGTCGAGACCGCTAACCCCGTCACAACTGCGCCACTGGTACCGACTGTTCGGAGAATCGTTCGACGTGAAGTGCTACTTCCGGGATCTTTCGTTGACATGATCCGACGCAAGATACACCCTCTGTGGTCTTAGTATTATATCTGGAAATACTTGCGTTAAATAAGGGAATCCACGAATGAGATATTTATGGCTAAGGGTCGAACAGAGAGTTAGCCAAACCGACGCAGTTCGGTGAGCTTCGTACCCCGCGTAGTTCGAGAACGCGTCTTACTATCGGCTAATGGACACCGGTGAGATGGCTATCGATGGGGTTTCACGGTCTCAAGACCGCGGTCGAACTCACGGTTCTTCCTCGAGTCGATCGTGTCGTTCGTCGATTTCGTCCAGAATGTCCAGGGTTTTCCGGATCGAGGCGCGGATCGCGTCGCTGCGGTTGACGAACTTCCCCTCGTCGCCGACGTGATCGTCTAAGTCGTCGAGTAGCTCTTGCGGGATTTCGACGCTGATCTTTGGCATCTGTCTGGGTAGCCGTTCGCAAGCCCCCGACTTAAGCCGTCGGCTCCGTCCTCGACGGAAGAGACGGCGGCGATACCGGCAGCGGTACCGGCGGCATCGCTGCGCTCACTCCACGGTGACAGCGCCGGTCTCGCCCTCCGCATCGGGCTCGGCCGCAGAGCCGCCGCCACCGCCGAACAGCCGCCCGCCGCCGGTCAGGACGTAGAGGACCGCCAGGCCGAGCAGGTAGGTGACCGCGATCGGGATCGCGAACATGAGCATCATGAGCACGCCCTTCGGGCTAAAGAAGGCCGCGAGGGCGAACGTGCCGACGACGACCGGCCGCCAGCGATCGAGCATCGTCCGGTAGCTGACGATCCCGCCGGCGTGGAACAGCGCCATCGTGACGATGATGTTCAGCAGGAAGCCGATGCCGACGGTCGTGAAGATCACGAGCCAGAAGAAGCTCTTGATCCGGTAGGAGATGACCATCCCGTTGCTGATCGCGTCCGAGACCAGATACGAGATGATCGACGGCGCGACCCAGAAGAACCCGAGGTAGGTCCCGGCGGCGAAGCCGGCCAGGAGGCCGCCGCCCCAGACGACGAACGTCCGCCGGTCGCCGTAGACCAGGCCGCGCTCTTTCGCGGCGGGCCAGGCGTAGTACAGCGCCAGCGGGAGGGTGGCGACGAGCCCGGCGAGCGCGCTGACCTTCGCCTCGAAGATGAGCACTTCGACCGGGTTCAGCGCGACGACGATGTCCATCGCTTCGATGAGCGCATCGAGATCGTCGACCTCGGTCAGGTCGATGTCGTTGCGGGCGGCGACCTCGTCGAGCACGTGCTGGGGAACCCGACTGAGGAAGAGCTGGAGAACGTCGCCGAGCCCGCCCGAGTAGAGCCAGAAGAAGGTCCCGCCCATGACGGCCATGAACAGCCCCACGAGGCGGAACACCTTCGAGGTGAGGCTGTTGAGGATGAAGGCGATGTCGTAGGCGTAGCCGCCGATATCGTCCTCGGTCGTCTCGTCCTCCGTGAAGGGGTCGAGCATCCCGGCGGCGGTGCTCGCCATGAGGCTGTCGTCGTCCTCGCCCCCCTCGGCGCCCGTCGCAGCGCCGCCTGCGGCCGCGGCTCCCGATCCAGACCCGGACGCGCCGGCATCGGCGCCGACGGACTCCTGAATCGTATCGAACCGGTCGAGGATGGCCTCCGCCTTCGCCCGGTTATCGTCGTACATCGCCTGGCGGGAGTAGTCCAGCGCCTGGTCCTCGCTCATCCGCTGGAAGACCTGCGTCGGCACGTCGGCGATGTCCTCGGCTTCGAGGGTTTCGAAGTCGATGTCCTCGGGGGAGTCGGCCCGCCGAATGTCGCCCTCGCGCGGATAGACGGGCTGCTGGAGGACGTGAATCGTATAGCCCAGCAGCGCGACGAAGCCGACGACGAGGGCCACGACGAGTCCGACCGCGATCTCGCCGGCCAGGCCGTGTTCGATCGCCATCGTCTCGAGGCCAGTCGGCCCGGCGGGTCGAAGCCACTCCGGAAGGGACGGATAGACGATCTCACGGAGGTAGTCGAAGGCGCCCTGGTTGACCGCGACGGCGGTCGCAACTGCGACGGCGGTGACGGCGGCGCCGAACTCGAGGAGGCGCCGTTTGACGTGTTCGGTCCCCGTGCCGGGCGAGTTGGCCGCGCCGCGGCGGCGGACGTTGGTGACGACCTTGGCGAGGCCGAGGCTGAAGACGTAGAGGATGACCATCGGCGTCGCCCACATGACCTGCGTGAACGGGTCCGGCGGCGAGAATAGGGCCCCGAAGACGACGATCGCGATGACGGCGACGCGCCACTTGTCTCGGAACGTCTCGTAGGGGATGATCTCGGTGTAGGACAGCACCCCCATCAACAGCGGGAGTTCGGCGGCGAGGCCGAACGACAGCGTCAGCAAGGCCATGAACTCGGTGAACTCGGTGATACCGTAGCTTGGCTTGACGCCGGCGCTGACGGCGTTGCCCGCGAGGAAGTCGAAGGCGTACGGGAAGAAGACGCTATAGGCGTAGATAACGCCGGCACAGAACAGCGAGAGCGCCATCACCACGAACCCGGCGATGTACCCCTTCGAGATCGGAACGGCGCTCGTGTAGCCGCGGCGACGGAGCGACTTGCGCGAGAAGAAGAGCAACGCGGGAATCGCGACGATGATTCCCGTGATCATCCCGATCTTGGCCTGTAACAGGATCACCTCGAACGGCGTCCTGGTGATGACGTCGGTCGAACCGGCGACCGCGTCGTTCATCTGGCCCGTTGCGGTCGCCTTAAGGAAGTCCCAGATGACGACGCGGAGCGCGTAGAAGGAGCCGACGAACCCCAGAAGGAAGACGATAAACACCTTCTGCAGGTGCGCCTGCGCGCCCGATAGAAGTGCGCCGATCGTCTCCCGGCCACTATTGATGGCTCGGGCGGTGTCCTCGTCGACGGCAGAACTCATTGGGTTGGGGTAACTGACATCCAGTTATCAACCTTTCGAGTGTATACACCGTTCGCGTAGCCGCTGACCGACCCTTGTCACTCTCGCCGGGTGGTCGTAAGAAAAAGGCCTATAACCGGTGGCCTATCACTACCCCGTAGATGTCGGACGAGCCGGCCGATGGGCGCGACGTCGAGAGTCCCGCGAAGCCGCGGGGCGATTCTGGCGAGCGACAGCCAGTCACCGACGGTGGAACGCCGAATTCCGATCCTAATACCGATTCTGCTACCAACTCCGAGTCCGCGTCCGATACCGACTCGTCTACACCCGCAGAC
This window of the Natrinema salifodinae genome carries:
- a CDS encoding HalOD1 output domain-containing protein, with translation MTSTDDSDEPRDDEYVTTFDPEDDRPSEVIVTAVAAIRGAEPAALSPLYDAVDPAALNALFEHAQRVAASGCHRVWFTYEGLDVGIRTDGEIRIRDATGAS
- a CDS encoding DNA polymerase sliding clamp, translating into MFKAIVSAETLTSALDSISVLVDECKIHLEEDGLEIRAVDPANVGMVDLSLDAAAFESYEADGGLIGVDLSRLEDIAGMAESGQLVQLELDEETRKLHIQIDGLEYTLALIDPDSIRQEPDIPDLDLPAEVVLEGKDVNRSVTAADMVSDHIALGVNEGEESFYVDAEGDTDDVHLELTREDLIDLQVGPAHSLFSLDYLKDMNKAIPSDTEVTLDLGEEFPVKIYFGFAEGQGQVTYMLAPRIQSD
- a CDS encoding asparaginase; the protein is MYVTVLSTGGTIASTGGDDGATPTRRGRELVDAVPALAEYADVDVEQVAQVPSYEMDAETLESIGDRVRELDGDEDVDAVVVTHGTDTLEETAYYLDVAVGPATPVFATGAQRRPDEYSADGPSNLLTAVRAADAFRDREGDGVDDGDGSDDRGCGVFVAFNEEIHAARRVTKTHTSKLETFRSVATGPVATVGRDGVAIHRPLRSESTRLPTDSLAADVYTIKSGSCATGDLVDAAIAAGADGLVLEATGIGNATKGIGTAVRDAIREGIPVVVASRCLEGRTAPVYGGVGGGDRLREYGAIFAGDLPAQKARIKLTLALTAFDDEDAVRRAFAD
- a CDS encoding polysaccharide deacetylase family protein, whose product is MGDIDVAIGVDADCVAGWLGSYGGADSPADLSRGLSAGTEGIPRLLQLFEDEDILTSWYVPGHTIDTFREEVEDVAAAGHELGVHGYSHENPTDLSREQEDEILQVSIDLIEDVTGEEPVGHRASWWEFSENTPELVEKHGFRYDSSLMEREFEPGWMRKGDDWTPIQYDQDADTWMEPYEYGEETDVVEIPISWYRDDIPPMLFIKQPLYHAGYKDPAMLYEQYYKRQFDFLYNRRGAGVYTFTIHPDLHGLPHMISHLEEFIQYVKGHENAEFKTLEEIARKYEDDPSVYESEGDYV
- a CDS encoding DUF106 domain-containing protein, with the protein product MPIDQLELLLEDPSIREALAVVYERSNGGSDELDWSDVRDALSSDQWGRLIEREVLVSAGTGFAIADPERVRTYLDECGTDTAKNGAVDGDEAEDVTAEGDAIESAHPETIESPSWTTADKAAGAFALLLFAGYWSASIRDIVAVAESAAFGPITDLVPFHLVIVLLAIVTGIYSTALQSRLLDREKLQEYQRRMQRLRERREAATDRGDDEALERIREEQRAAAGDQLGMFKVQFRPMVWIMLLTIPVFLWLRWKVRGGHLGPNETGLVVPIAGAVTWQEPLAGPLQTWLAWYLCCSIAARQLIQKLFRVGSTASSSSSSSSSS
- a CDS encoding 23S rRNA (uridine(2552)-2'-O)-methyltransferase, whose protein sequence is MARKDHYYNKAKQEGYRSRAAYKLKQLDELEDVLDRGDTVVDLGAAPGGWLEVAAEEVGQNGTVIGVDLQRIKDFDDHDTIETIRGDMTQERTRDRVIDAAGGTVDGAASAADRERASGPADAVISDMAPNMSGEYSLDQARSLHLARQAFETALELLDTGGDFVVKVFEGPDVDAFRADVEEEFQYVRATSPKASRDESSELYLIGKGRLTASVRPGDELEVEVEDVGSEGDGIASVDGYRLFVPGTEVGETVEVRVEDVKPNFGFARRLDRS
- a CDS encoding ribbon-helix-helix domain-containing protein; protein product: MPKISVEIPQELLDDLDDHVGDEGKFVNRSDAIRASIRKTLDILDEIDERHDRLEEEP
- a CDS encoding twin-arginine translocase subunit TatC, whose protein sequence is MSSAVDEDTARAINSGRETIGALLSGAQAHLQKVFIVFLLGFVGSFYALRVVIWDFLKATATGQMNDAVAGSTDVITRTPFEVILLQAKIGMITGIIVAIPALLFFSRKSLRRRGYTSAVPISKGYIAGFVVMALSLFCAGVIYAYSVFFPYAFDFLAGNAVSAGVKPSYGITEFTEFMALLTLSFGLAAELPLLMGVLSYTEIIPYETFRDKWRVAVIAIVVFGALFSPPDPFTQVMWATPMVILYVFSLGLAKVVTNVRRRGAANSPGTGTEHVKRRLLEFGAAVTAVAVATAVAVNQGAFDYLREIVYPSLPEWLRPAGPTGLETMAIEHGLAGEIAVGLVVALVVGFVALLGYTIHVLQQPVYPREGDIRRADSPEDIDFETLEAEDIADVPTQVFQRMSEDQALDYSRQAMYDDNRAKAEAILDRFDTIQESVGADAGASGSGSGAAAAGGAATGAEGGEDDDSLMASTAAGMLDPFTEDETTEDDIGGYAYDIAFILNSLTSKVFRLVGLFMAVMGGTFFWLYSGGLGDVLQLFLSRVPQHVLDEVAARNDIDLTEVDDLDALIEAMDIVVALNPVEVLIFEAKVSALAGLVATLPLALYYAWPAAKERGLVYGDRRTFVVWGGGLLAGFAAGTYLGFFWVAPSIISYLVSDAISNGMVISYRIKSFFWLVIFTTVGIGFLLNIIVTMALFHAGGIVSYRTMLDRWRPVVVGTFALAAFFSPKGVLMMLMFAIPIAVTYLLGLAVLYVLTGGGRLFGGGGGSAAEPDAEGETGAVTVE